From a region of the Halomonas sp. HL-93 genome:
- the pssA gene encoding CDP-diacylglycerol--serine O-phosphatidyltransferase, giving the protein MTQDARDQEHESTSRPDGQEGRKGESSEAVGNEDLAAAFLRETEVVEEAVEDGKKVRRKGIYLLPNLFTTSALFSGFFAVVAGINGDFTAAAVAIFIAMVLDGLDGRVARMTNTQSAFGAEYDSLADMISFGMAPALVAFTWILQDIGKTGWVVAFLYVACAALRLARFNVQIGSVDKKWFIGLPSPSAAALVAASVWTFHSFDADAFGFKLLMLVVVAAAGVLMVSNIRYYSFKDLDFKKPVPFVVLLAVVLGFVMISVEPSVMLLLLFGAYVLSGPVLAVMRKAKPKS; this is encoded by the coding sequence ATGACTCAGGATGCTCGTGATCAAGAGCACGAATCTACCTCGCGGCCAGATGGCCAAGAGGGCCGCAAAGGCGAAAGCAGTGAGGCGGTTGGTAATGAAGATTTGGCCGCTGCTTTTCTGCGAGAAACCGAAGTGGTTGAAGAGGCGGTAGAGGATGGTAAGAAAGTCCGCCGCAAGGGAATTTATCTACTGCCTAATTTATTCACCACTTCAGCACTGTTTTCAGGGTTCTTTGCTGTGGTGGCGGGTATCAATGGCGACTTTACGGCGGCGGCTGTTGCCATTTTTATTGCCATGGTGCTCGACGGTTTGGACGGCCGAGTTGCGCGAATGACCAATACGCAAAGTGCTTTCGGTGCCGAATACGACAGCCTGGCCGATATGATCTCCTTTGGCATGGCGCCGGCCCTGGTGGCCTTTACTTGGATTTTACAAGATATCGGTAAAACCGGCTGGGTCGTGGCGTTTCTCTATGTTGCCTGTGCGGCCCTGCGCTTGGCGCGTTTTAACGTGCAGATTGGTAGTGTGGACAAAAAATGGTTTATCGGCTTGCCCAGTCCTTCTGCGGCAGCCTTAGTGGCAGCCAGTGTATGGACATTTCACAGCTTTGACGCGGATGCCTTCGGCTTCAAATTGTTGATGCTGGTCGTGGTGGCGGCGGCAGGCGTCCTTATGGTGAGTAATATCCGCTACTACAGCTTTAAAGATCTCGACTTTAAAAAGCCGGTGCCTTTCGTTGTATTGTTGGCGGTGGTGCTAGGCTTTGTGATGATCTCCGTTGAACCATCTGTCATGCTGCTTTTGCTGTTCGGCGCCTATGTGCTCTCGGGGCCTGTACTGGCTGTTATGCGCAAGGCAAAGCCGAAAAGTTAG
- the ilvN gene encoding acetolactate synthase small subunit translates to MRHIISILMENEPGALSRVVGLFSQRNFNIETLNVAPTEDPSLSRLTVTTVGDDRVIEQITKHLNKLIDVVKLVDLTEGNHIERELMLVKVKALGAARDEVKRTVDIFRAQIVDVTPSLYTVQITGDASKLDAFLQAMAPVGILEVARTGVSGIARGDKVLSL, encoded by the coding sequence ATGCGTCATATCATCTCGATTCTGATGGAAAACGAACCGGGTGCGCTGTCGCGTGTGGTCGGGCTGTTTTCCCAGCGAAATTTCAACATCGAAACGCTTAACGTGGCACCCACAGAAGACCCGTCGCTCTCGCGTCTGACGGTGACCACCGTGGGCGACGACCGGGTGATTGAGCAAATTACCAAGCATCTTAATAAGCTGATTGATGTGGTCAAGCTGGTGGATCTCACCGAAGGCAACCATATTGAACGTGAGCTCATGCTGGTGAAGGTAAAAGCGCTAGGTGCTGCCCGCGACGAGGTGAAGCGCACGGTGGATATTTTCCGCGCGCAAATCGTCGACGTTACGCCGAGCCTCTACACCGTGCAGATCACCGGTGATGCCTCGAAGCTGGATGCTTTCCTGCAGGCGATGGCGCCGGTGGGCATCCTTGAGGTCGCCCGTACCGGGGTCTCTGGCATTGCTCGTGGCGATAAAGTGCTATCTCTGTAA